In Candidatus Methylomirabilota bacterium, the sequence TGAGGCGGAGCCGCCCCCGCGCCAGCGCATCGGGTTCCCGGGCCCGGTCAAGGAGCGCATCCTGCAGTCGATCTGCGCCGAGTGCTGGAAGGAATGGGAGGGCGTCGAGGTCAAGGTGATCAACGAGTACCGGCTGAGCTTCCTCGATCCCCAGCACCGGGAGATGCTGCAGAAGGCGTGCTTCGACTTCTTGAAGATCCCGCTGGAGGCCTGAGCCGGCCATGGTCCACGTAGAGGGGCTGACCAAGCGCTACGGGGAGCGAGTCCTCTTCGAGGACGTGTCGTGGCACGTCAAGAAGCAGGACCGCATCGGGCTCAGCGGACCCAACGGCGCGGGCAAGACCACGCTGCTGCGCATGCTGGCCGGCCTGGAGGAGCCCGACTCGGGGTCCATCCGCATGGCCTCCGATACCACCATCGGCTATCTGCCCCAGGACGGCCTCGTCCACACAGGGCGCACCGTGTATGACGAAGTGGCGCTCGCCTTCCAGGAGCTGCTCTCGTTGAAGGCGGAGCAGCACGCGATCGAGGACGAGCTGGCGACGGCCA encodes:
- a CDS encoding Fe(2+)-trafficking protein encodes the protein MAITCARCGREAEPPPRQRIGFPGPVKERILQSICAECWKEWEGVEVKVINEYRLSFLDPQHREMLQKACFDFLKIPLEA